Within the Deinococcus misasensis DSM 22328 genome, the region GAGCTTTCAAAACTCATGTACGGCTCATGTGTCTTTTAAGTTGCATTGTGCCATGCCAGCATGCAGGAGAAGTTAAAGCACCACAATGCCGTGGTGTTTGGCTTTGCTCTCGGGCTCCACATGGATGTTGATTTCCACCTCATGGAGGGTCTCTTTGAGTGCCTCTTCAATGCGGTCACAGATGGAGTGGGCTTCCTGTACGGTCATGCTGCCCGGAACCACCAGATGAAACTCAATGAAGGTGATGCGTCCGGCATGTCTGGCCCGCAAGTCGTGGGCTTCCAGAGCCCCTTCGCCGTACTGTCCCACCATGTTGCGCACCTGTTCCAGCAATTCGGCTCTGGGGGCAGCATCCATCAGGCCCCCCACGCTTTCTTTCATGAGCTGCCATCCGGTCCAGAGGATGTTCAGGGCCACCAGCATGGCCAGCAGGGGGTCCAACATTTGGATGCCCGTCATTCCGGCAAGCAGCACGCCCAGCAACACACCCACCGAAGTCACCACATCGGTCATGACGTGTTTTCCATCGGCGGTCAGGGCAGGAGAGCGCACAGCACGACCAATGCGAATCAGGTAGGTGCCCAGCACCCCGTTCAGACCGGAGGCCACAAGAGAAATGATTGCCCCCAGATTGAGGTCTTTGAGTTCTCGGGGATTCAAGAAACCCTTGTAGGCTTCTTGAAAAATGGTCACTGCAGCAAAAAGGATCAACACCCCTTCCAGCACAGCACTGAAGTACTCTGCTTTGGTGTGTCCATAAGGGTGGTTGGGGTCGGCAGGCAAAGCCGCAACACGCAGGGCAATCAGGGCAGCGGCGGCAGCCACAATGTTCACAATGCTTTCCAGTGCATCAGAGTACAAGGCCACCGAACCGGTGAAATGGTAGGCCAGGTATTTCAGGGCAAAAACCAGTGCCCCGACCATCAGGCTGAGGAGGGCGGCTCGGGTGGGCGTCATGGTTTCATTGTAGGGGGTGTTTTTTATGGGTTTTTTGCCATACACCCCCTCTGGAACACCAAATTTCAGGTGTTCTTAGGCATGCCTAAAGGTACTTTTTTTGTTGCAGTGACTTTTTAACGGCCACAGGAACACCCTTCAAATTCTGAAACCCCATGGTGCCTGAAAGCTTTTTGGAGGCACAATCCATCAAATAACCGCCAGAAAGGGTGGCTTCTGGCGGCTTCTACCCATGGTGGGTAGGGTGATAGGGACTTCAGAACAACACAAACTCAGGATTTGCCCAAGAGCAAAAACCCGTTACGAAATCTGAAAATTTTGTTCCAGTCCACACTTTCGTTTCAAATGCGCTCAATGAGGCAGGCGATTCCTTGACCTCCGCCG harbors:
- a CDS encoding cation diffusion facilitator family transporter translates to MTPTRAALLSLMVGALVFALKYLAYHFTGSVALYSDALESIVNIVAAAAALIALRVAALPADPNHPYGHTKAEYFSAVLEGVLILFAAVTIFQEAYKGFLNPRELKDLNLGAIISLVASGLNGVLGTYLIRIGRAVRSPALTADGKHVMTDVVTSVGVLLGVLLAGMTGIQMLDPLLAMLVALNILWTGWQLMKESVGGLMDAAPRAELLEQVRNMVGQYGEGALEAHDLRARHAGRITFIEFHLVVPGSMTVQEAHSICDRIEEALKETLHEVEINIHVEPESKAKHHGIVVL